One stretch of Pseudomonas fragi DNA includes these proteins:
- a CDS encoding HU family DNA-binding protein, whose translation MAITKDQLIADIAEAIDAPKTTARNALDQLAQIVADQLENGGEITLPGIGKLKVTERPARTGRNPSTGAAIEIAAKKVIKLVVAKGLTDAVNK comes from the coding sequence ATGGCTATTACTAAAGACCAACTGATCGCCGATATCGCTGAAGCTATCGACGCGCCGAAAACTACCGCGCGTAACGCTCTGGACCAACTGGCCCAGATCGTTGCTGATCAATTGGAAAATGGCGGCGAAATCACTCTGCCAGGTATTGGCAAACTGAAAGTGACTGAGCGTCCTGCCCGTACTGGCCGTAACCCTTCGACTGGCGCAGCCATCGAAATCGCAGCCAAAAAAGTTATCAAGCTCGTTGTGGCCAAAGGCCTGACTGACGCTGTTAACAAGTAA
- the yejK gene encoding nucleoid-associated protein YejK — MPIRHCIVHLIDKKPDGTPAVLHARDSELAESQAIENMLADLNESYNAKQGKAWGFFHAESGAHPFSGWLKEYLDGGKDFTAFSRVAVEHLQKLMEESNLSAGGHVLFAHYQQGMTDYLAIALLHHSEGVAVTSELDVTPSRHLDLGQLHLAARINISEWQNNKQSKQYISFIKGKNGKKVSEYFRDFIGCQEGVDGPGETRTLLKAFSDFVESEDLPEESAREKTKTLVDYASSQAKIGEPMGLEELSELIDEERPKAFYDHIRNKDYGLSPEIPADKRTLNQFRRFTGRAEGLSISFEAHLLGSKVEFDEEAGTLVIKGLPTQLLDQLKRSK; from the coding sequence ATGCCGATCCGTCATTGCATCGTCCATTTGATTGACAAAAAACCCGACGGTACGCCCGCTGTTCTCCATGCCCGTGACTCCGAACTGGCCGAGTCCCAAGCCATCGAGAACATGCTCGCAGACCTGAACGAAAGCTATAACGCCAAGCAAGGCAAAGCCTGGGGGTTTTTCCATGCCGAGTCCGGTGCGCACCCGTTCAGCGGCTGGCTCAAGGAATACCTCGATGGCGGTAAAGACTTCACCGCCTTCAGCCGCGTGGCCGTCGAGCATCTGCAAAAGCTGATGGAAGAGTCCAACCTCTCGGCCGGCGGTCATGTGCTGTTTGCCCATTACCAGCAAGGCATGACCGACTACCTGGCCATCGCCCTGCTGCACCACAGCGAAGGCGTGGCGGTGACCTCGGAGCTGGACGTGACCCCGTCGCGCCACCTGGACCTTGGCCAGCTGCACCTGGCTGCGCGGATCAATATCTCCGAGTGGCAGAACAACAAGCAGTCCAAGCAGTACATTTCGTTTATCAAAGGCAAGAACGGCAAAAAAGTTTCGGAATACTTCCGCGACTTTATCGGCTGCCAGGAAGGCGTCGACGGCCCGGGCGAAACCCGCACCCTGCTCAAGGCTTTCAGCGACTTCGTAGAGAGCGAAGATCTGCCGGAAGAGTCCGCCCGGGAAAAAACCAAGACCCTGGTCGACTATGCCAGCAGCCAGGCAAAAATCGGCGAACCGATGGGCCTAGAAGAGTTGTCCGAGCTGATCGACGAAGAACGCCCCAAGGCCTTCTACGACCATATCCGCAACAAGGACTACGGCCTGTCGCCGGAGATTCCGGCGGACAAACGCACCCTCAACCAGTTCCGTCGCTTCACCGGGCGTGCTGAGGGGCTGTCTATCAGCTTTGAAGCCCACCTGCTGGGCTCCAAGGTGGAATTCGACGAAGAAGCCGGCACGCTGGTGATCAAGGGCCTGCCGACCCAACTGCTCGACCAGCTCAAGCGCAGCAAGTAA
- a CDS encoding nuclear transport factor 2 family protein, translating into MSQDHQALITRFYQAFQRLDAQAMADCYTTDVVFSDPVFGELRGHNAADMWRMLTSRAKDFSLTFDQVQADSQRGSAHWVATYVFGQTGATVVNDIQARFVFRDGKICEHHDHFDLWRWSRQALGLKGLLLGWTPLVQNAIRAQAKKGLKAFQGSR; encoded by the coding sequence ATGAGCCAGGACCATCAAGCATTGATCACTCGTTTCTACCAGGCCTTCCAGCGGCTTGATGCTCAGGCAATGGCTGATTGCTACACCACCGACGTGGTGTTCAGCGACCCGGTGTTTGGCGAACTGCGTGGCCACAACGCTGCCGACATGTGGCGCATGCTGACTTCGCGGGCCAAGGACTTCAGCCTCACCTTCGATCAGGTTCAGGCCGACAGCCAGCGCGGCAGCGCGCACTGGGTGGCCACCTATGTGTTTGGCCAGACCGGGGCCACGGTGGTCAATGATATCCAGGCGCGCTTTGTATTTCGTGATGGCAAGATTTGCGAGCATCACGATCACTTCGACCTGTGGCGCTGGTCGCGTCAGGCGCTGGGCCTCAAGGGTTTGCTGCTGGGGTGGACACCGCTGGTGCAGAACGCCATCCGGGCACAGGCCAAAAAAGGGCTCAAGGCCTTTCAGGGCAGCCGCTGA
- the rlmF gene encoding 23S rRNA (adenine(1618)-N(6))-methyltransferase RlmF, which produces MTTPRTSKATRHKPKAASDAKPVEPRVKPSLHPRNRHQGRYDFPQLISVCPELAEFVIINPYGKESIDFANPDAVRVFNRALLKAFYGIAHWDIPADYLCPPVPGRADYVHFLADLLATMNDGVIPRGPSVRVLDIGMGANCVYPLIGHSEYRWQFLGTEVDPTAVKAAKAIVQSNGLNKAINLRLQPDPKKILLDVLDSAERFDLSMCNPPFHASIDEATRGSERKWRALGKADPKRKLPVLNFGGQAAELWCEGGEQRFVTQLIRESVQVGRQVLWFSVLVSKASNLPAIQTALKKAGVRESQVVDMSQGNKQSRFVAWTFHDKEQQLLWREKNWK; this is translated from the coding sequence ATGACTACCCCTCGCACTTCCAAAGCCACACGCCACAAGCCCAAGGCTGCCAGCGACGCCAAACCGGTCGAGCCGCGCGTCAAGCCCAGCCTGCACCCGCGCAACCGCCACCAGGGCCGCTATGACTTCCCGCAGCTGATTTCGGTGTGCCCGGAGCTGGCCGAGTTCGTCATCATCAACCCGTATGGCAAAGAGAGCATCGACTTCGCCAACCCGGATGCCGTGCGCGTGTTCAACCGCGCGTTGCTCAAGGCGTTCTACGGTATCGCCCACTGGGACATTCCGGCTGACTACCTGTGCCCGCCTGTGCCCGGTCGCGCTGACTATGTGCACTTTCTGGCCGACCTGCTGGCAACCATGAACGATGGCGTCATCCCGCGTGGCCCGAGCGTGCGCGTGCTGGATATCGGCATGGGTGCAAACTGTGTTTACCCGCTGATTGGTCACAGCGAATACCGCTGGCAGTTCCTGGGCACCGAAGTTGACCCTACTGCCGTTAAAGCGGCCAAGGCGATCGTGCAGTCCAACGGCCTGAACAAAGCCATCAACCTGCGCCTGCAACCCGATCCGAAGAAGATCCTGCTGGACGTGCTGGACAGCGCCGAGCGTTTTGACCTGAGCATGTGCAACCCGCCGTTTCATGCGTCTATCGACGAAGCCACGCGCGGCAGCGAGCGTAAATGGCGTGCACTGGGCAAGGCTGATCCCAAGCGCAAACTGCCGGTACTGAACTTTGGCGGTCAAGCTGCTGAATTGTGGTGCGAAGGTGGCGAGCAGCGCTTTGTGACCCAACTGATTCGTGAAAGCGTGCAAGTGGGCCGTCAGGTGCTGTGGTTCAGCGTGCTGGTGTCCAAGGCGTCCAACTTGCCGGCGATCCAGACTGCACTGAAAAAAGCCGGCGTGCGCGAAAGCCAGGTGGTCGACATGTCACAGGGCAACAAGCAAAGCCGCTTTGTCGCCTGGACATTCCATGACAAAGAGCAGCAACTGCTGTGGCGCGAGAAGAACTGGAAGTAA
- the lptG gene encoding LPS export ABC transporter permease LptG — protein MVKLDRYIGSSVLLAILAVLGIILGLALLFAVIDEMRSLSSSYTVLDVFSFVMLTAPRRMYEMLPMAALIGCLIGLGGLASNSELTIMRAAGVSLGRIVWAVMKPMLVLMVVGVLIGEYVVPATESMAQANRALAQGSGDSQSSKHGLWHRQGDEFIHINAVQPGGLLYGVTRYRFDKDHQMQSASFAKKAQYDQGNWQLSDVSTTLFHGDSTEVVKAPEEKWDVSLSPQLLNTVVMAPESLSIAGLWSYIHYLKDQGLNNGRYWLAFWVKVLQPLVTAALVLMAISFIFGPLRSVTLGQRVFTGVLVGFTFKIAQDLLGPLSLVFGFSPLFAVLLPASICAVAGIWLLRRAG, from the coding sequence GTGGTTAAGCTCGATCGCTACATTGGTAGCAGTGTGTTGTTGGCGATCCTGGCTGTGCTGGGGATCATTCTCGGCCTGGCCCTGCTGTTTGCCGTGATCGATGAGATGCGCAGCCTCAGCAGCAGCTACACGGTTCTGGATGTGTTCAGTTTTGTCATGCTGACCGCGCCGCGGCGCATGTATGAAATGTTGCCGATGGCGGCGCTGATTGGTTGTCTTATCGGTTTGGGTGGTCTGGCCAGCAACAGCGAGCTGACCATCATGCGTGCCGCCGGTGTGTCCCTGGGGCGTATCGTCTGGGCCGTGATGAAGCCGATGCTGGTGCTGATGGTGGTGGGTGTGCTGATTGGCGAGTATGTGGTGCCTGCCACTGAAAGCATGGCCCAGGCCAACCGTGCGCTGGCGCAGGGCAGTGGTGATTCGCAGAGCTCCAAGCATGGCTTGTGGCATCGCCAGGGCGACGAGTTCATTCATATCAACGCGGTTCAGCCCGGCGGGCTGCTCTATGGCGTCACCCGTTATCGCTTCGACAAAGACCACCAGATGCAGTCGGCAAGCTTTGCCAAAAAGGCCCAGTACGACCAGGGCAACTGGCAGTTGAGCGATGTGAGTACCACCCTTTTTCACGGTGACAGCACCGAAGTGGTCAAGGCACCTGAAGAAAAATGGGACGTGTCGTTGAGCCCGCAATTGCTCAATACCGTGGTCATGGCCCCCGAGTCGCTGTCGATTGCCGGGTTGTGGAGCTATATCCACTACCTCAAGGACCAGGGCCTGAATAATGGCCGCTACTGGCTGGCTTTTTGGGTCAAGGTGTTGCAGCCACTGGTCACCGCTGCGCTGGTGTTGATGGCCATATCTTTCATCTTCGGCCCGTTGCGCTCTGTTACCCTTGGTCAGCGGGTGTTTACCGGGGTTCTGGTGGGGTTTACCTTCAAGATCGCCCAGGACCTGCTGGGGCCATTGAGCCTGGTGTTCGGCTTCTCGCCGTTGTTTGCGGTGCTGCTGCCGGCTTCCATCTGTGCCGTGGCCGGCATCTGGTTGTTGCGCCGGGCGGGTTGA
- a CDS encoding GIY-YIG nuclease family protein, whose protein sequence is MKVSGKPWFVYLVRAANGSLYCGISDDPVRRFAKHQTGKGARFFASSPAVALVYVESWPDKGEALRQERLIKKLRKSAKECLVQSQAGDFLPSPQPSPGGRGS, encoded by the coding sequence CTGAAAGTGAGCGGGAAACCTTGGTTTGTGTATCTTGTGCGGGCCGCCAATGGCTCTTTGTATTGCGGTATCAGCGATGACCCGGTGCGCCGTTTTGCCAAGCATCAAACCGGCAAGGGCGCGCGTTTTTTTGCTTCAAGCCCGGCAGTGGCGCTGGTGTATGTCGAGTCCTGGCCGGACAAGGGTGAAGCCCTGCGCCAGGAGCGCCTGATCAAGAAGCTCAGGAAGAGTGCCAAGGAGTGCCTGGTGCAGAGCCAGGCTGGAGATTTTTTGCCCTCACCCCAACCCTCTCCCGGAGGGAGAGGGAGCTGA
- a CDS encoding valine--tRNA ligase has protein sequence MDKTYQPHAIETSWYKTWEEENYFAPQGAGDPYTIMIPPPNVTGSLHMGHGFNNAIMDALIRFRRMQGRNTLWQPGTDHAGIATQMLVERQIEAQGLNRHDLGREKFLDKIWEWKDQSGGNISRQIRRLGSSVDWSRERFTMDDGLSEAVKEAFVRLHEDGLIYRGKRLVNWDTKLHTAISDLEVENHDEKGFLWNLRYPLADGAKTAEGLDYLVVATTRPETMLGDAAVAVNPEDERYKALIGKFVELPLVGRRIPIIADDYCDPEFGTGCVKITPAHDFNDYEVGKRHNLPLLNIFDKNAAVLPAAQVFNLDGTLNESIDGTLPAKYAGLDRFEARKQIVADFDEAGLLVSVDDHALKVPKGDRSGTVIEPWLTDQWYVSTKPLAEPAIAAVEDGRIAFVPKQYENMYFSWMRDIQDWCISRQLWWGHRIPAWYDESGKVYVGRDEAEVRAKHNLGPDVALQQDNDVLDTWFSSGLWTFSTLGWPEKTEALKTFHSTDVLVTGFDIIFFWVARMIMLTMHLVKNEDGTPQVPFKTVYVHGLVRDGQGQKMSKSKGNVLDPLDIIDGIELEDLVAKRTTGLMQPKLLKKIEKQTRDEFADGIASYGTDALRFTFCSLASTGRDIKFDMGRVEGYRNFCNKIWNAARYVLDKGEDCGQNGEAYELSLADRWIISQLQRTEAEVTRHLDQFRFDLAAQALYEFIWNQYCDWYLELSKPVLWDENAPVERQRGTRRTLVRVLEVALRLAHPFMPFITEEIWQRIAPLAGVEGKTIMLQPWPVPNEARIDQAAEDDIEWLKGLMLGTRNIRGEMNIGPGKPLQLYLKNVSSEDQRRLTENDALLKKLAKLESITVLQDGAEAPLSATALVGEMEVLVPMAGLIDKDAELARLDKEIQRLNGEVARVGGKLSNAAFVDKAPAEVIEKERAKLAEAEQALSKLADQHARISSL, from the coding sequence ATGGATAAGACCTACCAGCCGCACGCCATTGAAACTTCCTGGTACAAAACCTGGGAAGAAGAGAATTATTTTGCCCCGCAAGGCGCGGGCGACCCGTACACCATCATGATCCCGCCGCCGAACGTCACCGGCAGCCTGCACATGGGGCACGGTTTCAACAACGCGATCATGGACGCCCTGATCCGTTTCCGCCGCATGCAGGGTCGCAACACCCTGTGGCAGCCGGGCACCGACCACGCCGGTATCGCCACCCAGATGCTGGTTGAGCGTCAGATCGAAGCACAGGGTCTGAACCGCCACGACCTGGGTCGCGAAAAATTCCTCGACAAGATCTGGGAGTGGAAAGACCAGTCCGGTGGCAATATCAGCCGTCAGATCCGTCGCCTTGGCTCGTCCGTAGACTGGAGCCGCGAGCGCTTCACCATGGACGACGGCCTGTCCGAAGCCGTGAAAGAAGCTTTTGTGCGCCTGCACGAAGACGGCCTGATCTACCGTGGCAAGCGCCTGGTCAACTGGGACACCAAGCTGCACACCGCAATTTCCGACCTTGAAGTGGAAAACCACGACGAGAAAGGCTTCCTGTGGAACCTGCGCTACCCGCTGGCAGACGGCGCCAAAACCGCCGAAGGCCTGGACTACCTGGTGGTTGCCACCACTCGTCCGGAAACCATGCTGGGCGACGCCGCCGTAGCCGTTAACCCGGAAGACGAGCGCTACAAGGCCCTGATCGGCAAGTTCGTCGAGCTGCCACTGGTGGGCCGCCGCATCCCGATCATCGCGGACGACTACTGCGACCCTGAATTCGGCACCGGCTGCGTGAAAATCACCCCGGCCCACGATTTCAACGACTACGAAGTCGGCAAGCGCCACAACCTGCCGCTGCTCAACATCTTCGACAAAAACGCCGCGGTGCTGCCTGCAGCCCAGGTGTTCAACCTCGACGGCACGCTCAACGAGTCCATCGACGGTACCCTGCCAGCCAAGTACGCAGGCCTGGACCGCTTCGAGGCGCGCAAGCAAATCGTTGCTGATTTCGACGAAGCCGGCCTGCTGGTCAGCGTTGACGATCACGCCCTGAAAGTACCTAAAGGCGACCGTTCCGGCACAGTGATCGAGCCGTGGCTGACCGACCAGTGGTATGTATCGACCAAGCCTCTGGCAGAACCTGCCATTGCTGCGGTTGAAGACGGCCGCATCGCGTTCGTGCCTAAACAGTACGAAAACATGTACTTCTCGTGGATGCGCGACATCCAGGACTGGTGCATCAGCCGTCAGCTGTGGTGGGGCCACCGCATTCCGGCCTGGTACGACGAATCGGGCAAGGTCTATGTAGGCCGCGACGAAGCCGAAGTCCGCGCCAAGCACAACCTGGGCCCGGACGTTGCGCTGCAACAGGATAACGACGTGCTCGACACCTGGTTCAGTTCGGGTCTGTGGACGTTCTCCACCCTGGGCTGGCCGGAAAAAACCGAAGCACTGAAAACCTTCCACTCCACGGACGTGCTGGTTACCGGTTTCGACATCATTTTCTTCTGGGTTGCCCGGATGATCATGCTCACCATGCACCTGGTGAAAAACGAAGACGGCACCCCGCAAGTTCCGTTCAAGACCGTGTATGTCCACGGTCTGGTGCGTGACGGTCAGGGCCAGAAGATGTCCAAGTCCAAGGGCAACGTCCTGGACCCGCTGGACATCATCGACGGCATCGAACTCGAAGACCTGGTGGCCAAACGCACCACCGGCCTGATGCAGCCAAAACTGCTGAAGAAAATCGAGAAGCAGACCCGCGACGAATTCGCCGACGGCATCGCCAGCTACGGCACCGACGCCCTGCGCTTCACGTTCTGCTCGCTGGCGTCCACCGGTCGTGACATCAAGTTCGACATGGGCCGCGTCGAAGGCTATCGCAACTTCTGCAACAAGATCTGGAACGCCGCACGCTATGTGCTGGACAAGGGCGAAGACTGCGGCCAGAACGGCGAAGCCTACGAACTGTCCCTGGCTGACCGCTGGATCATCTCGCAGTTGCAACGCACCGAAGCCGAAGTGACCCGTCACCTCGACCAGTTCCGTTTTGACCTGGCGGCACAAGCGTTGTACGAGTTCATCTGGAACCAGTACTGCGACTGGTACCTGGAGCTGTCCAAGCCTGTGCTGTGGGACGAAAACGCCCCGGTAGAGCGTCAGCGCGGCACCCGCCGCACGCTGGTGCGTGTACTGGAAGTGGCCCTGCGCCTGGCGCATCCGTTCATGCCGTTCATCACCGAAGAAATCTGGCAGCGCATCGCGCCGCTGGCCGGCGTTGAAGGCAAGACCATCATGCTGCAGCCGTGGCCGGTACCGAACGAGGCGCGCATCGACCAGGCCGCCGAAGACGATATCGAATGGCTCAAGGGCCTGATGCTCGGCACGCGCAACATCCGTGGTGAAATGAACATCGGCCCGGGCAAGCCGTTGCAGCTGTACCTGAAAAACGTCAGCAGCGAAGACCAGCGCCGTTTGACCGAGAACGATGCTTTGCTCAAAAAGCTGGCTAAACTCGAATCGATCACCGTGCTGCAAGACGGTGCCGAAGCCCCTCTGTCTGCCACCGCTCTGGTTGGCGAGATGGAAGTGCTGGTGCCGATGGCTGGCCTGATCGACAAAGATGCAGAGCTGGCGCGTCTGGACAAGGAAATCCAGCGCCTGAACGGCGAAGTGGCGCGAGTAGGCGGCAAATTGTCGAATGCCGCGTTCGTTGACAAGGCTCCGGCCGAAGTCATCGAGAAAGAACGTGCCAAGTTGGCCGAAGCCGAACAGGCCTTGAGCAAACTGGCAGACCAGCACGCGCGGATTTCCAGCCTGTAA
- a CDS encoding glutaredoxin family protein, translating into MLNGILKKVLFVLVVVVIFQNWGKIERVLNPSGVVSEQTRASARVVLYSTEWCGYCKATRRFLDEKGIPFKEFDIDKDASARQAYEALGGRGIPILDVNGTLIRDFKPDAILAALK; encoded by the coding sequence ATGCTCAACGGGATCCTGAAGAAAGTCCTGTTTGTTCTGGTGGTCGTGGTCATTTTCCAGAACTGGGGCAAGATCGAGCGCGTACTCAACCCTTCAGGGGTCGTGTCCGAGCAAACCCGGGCCAGTGCCCGGGTGGTGCTGTACTCCACCGAGTGGTGTGGCTACTGCAAGGCGACGCGGCGGTTTCTGGATGAAAAAGGCATTCCGTTCAAGGAATTCGATATCGACAAGGACGCCAGCGCCCGTCAGGCCTACGAGGCGTTGGGCGGGCGTGGCATTCCGATACTGGATGTGAACGGCACGCTGATTCGCGATTTCAAGCCCGATGCGATATTGGCGGCGTTGAAGTAG
- a CDS encoding leucyl aminopeptidase: MELVVKSVSPETLKTATLVVAIGEGRKLGASAKAIDELTGGAISAVLKRGDLAGKTGQSLLLHSLPNLKAERVLLLGTGKDEELGDRPFRKIISAALSVLKGLGGSDAVLALDELVVKGRDSYSKTRLLAETLIDGEYSFDRFKSQKAEPRALKKITLLTIKAAQAEVQRAVTHAQAIAAGMAFTRDLGNLPPNICHPVFLAEQAKDLGKEFKGLKVEILDEKKIKDLGMGAFYAVGQGSDQPPRLIVMNYAGGKKSEKPFVLVGKGITFDTGGISLKPGAGMDEMKYDMGGAASVFGTLRAVLELKLPINLVCILACAENMPSGGAARPGDIVTTMSGQTVEILNTDAEGRLVLCDALTYAERFKPQAVIDIATLTGACMVALGAHTSGLMGNNDELINQLLEAGKQADDRAWQLPLFDEYQEQLDSPFADMANIGGPKGGAITAGCFLSRFAKAYHWAHLDIAGTAWVSGGKDKGASGRPVPLLTQYLLDRANA, from the coding sequence ATGGAACTGGTTGTAAAAAGCGTTAGCCCGGAAACGTTGAAAACCGCCACCCTGGTGGTCGCCATCGGCGAAGGCCGCAAGTTGGGCGCCAGCGCCAAAGCCATCGATGAGCTGACGGGCGGCGCCATCAGCGCTGTACTCAAGCGCGGCGACCTTGCCGGCAAGACCGGCCAGAGCCTGCTGCTGCACAGCTTGCCCAACCTCAAGGCCGAACGCGTGCTGCTGCTGGGCACCGGCAAGGATGAAGAACTGGGCGACCGCCCGTTCCGTAAAATCATCAGCGCCGCCCTGAGCGTGCTCAAGGGCCTGGGCGGCAGCGATGCCGTGCTGGCACTGGACGAACTGGTGGTCAAGGGTCGCGACAGCTACAGCAAGACCCGCCTGCTGGCCGAAACCCTGATCGACGGCGAATACAGCTTCGACCGCTTCAAAAGCCAGAAAGCCGAACCTCGCGCCCTGAAAAAAATCACCCTGCTGACCATCAAGGCCGCCCAGGCTGAAGTTCAACGCGCAGTGACCCACGCCCAGGCCATCGCTGCGGGCATGGCATTCACCCGTGACCTGGGCAACCTGCCGCCGAACATCTGCCACCCGGTCTTCCTGGCCGAGCAGGCCAAGGACCTGGGCAAGGAATTCAAGGGCCTGAAGGTCGAGATTCTTGACGAGAAGAAAATCAAGGATCTGGGCATGGGCGCGTTCTACGCCGTGGGCCAGGGCAGCGACCAGCCGCCACGCCTGATCGTGATGAACTACGCCGGCGGCAAGAAATCCGAAAAACCGTTCGTGCTGGTCGGCAAGGGCATCACCTTCGACACCGGTGGCATCAGCCTCAAGCCGGGCGCCGGCATGGATGAAATGAAGTACGACATGGGCGGTGCGGCCAGCGTGTTCGGCACCCTGCGCGCCGTACTCGAGCTGAAACTGCCGATCAACCTGGTGTGCATCCTGGCCTGCGCCGAAAACATGCCAAGCGGCGGCGCGGCCCGTCCGGGCGATATCGTCACCACCATGAGCGGCCAGACGGTCGAAATCCTCAACACCGACGCCGAAGGCCGCCTGGTGCTGTGCGATGCCCTGACCTACGCCGAGCGCTTCAAGCCTCAGGCCGTAATCGACATCGCCACCCTGACCGGTGCCTGCATGGTTGCCCTGGGTGCCCACACCTCGGGCCTGATGGGTAACAACGACGAGTTGATCAACCAGTTGCTGGAAGCCGGCAAGCAAGCCGACGACCGCGCCTGGCAGCTGCCATTGTTCGACGAATACCAGGAGCAACTGGACAGCCCGTTCGCCGACATGGCCAACATTGGCGGGCCTAAAGGCGGCGCCATCACTGCTGGCTGCTTCCTGTCGCGTTTCGCCAAGGCCTACCACTGGGCGCATCTGGACATCGCCGGCACCGCATGGGTCAGCGGCGGCAAGGACAAGGGCGCCAGTGGCCGCCCTGTGCCCCTGTTGACCCAGTACCTGCTCGATCGCGCCAACGCTTGA
- a CDS encoding DNA polymerase III subunit chi produces MTPAPDTELTKIDFYILPSAEPSARLDFACKLTEKAWRLGHRVYLHCTDNAQRQDLDERLWRFKGESFVPHSNTEDQPDGVVVMGCTDAPASHQDLLINLDLKVPEFFKRFARVAEVVVEDPAVRLAARESFRFYREQGYPLQDHKLQRL; encoded by the coding sequence ATGACCCCAGCACCCGATACAGAGCTCACCAAGATCGACTTTTATATCCTGCCCAGCGCCGAGCCGTCTGCGCGGCTGGATTTTGCCTGCAAGCTCACCGAAAAGGCCTGGCGCCTGGGCCATCGCGTGTACCTGCACTGCACTGACAACGCCCAGCGCCAGGACCTGGATGAACGCCTGTGGCGCTTCAAGGGCGAAAGTTTCGTGCCCCACAGCAACACTGAAGACCAACCCGATGGCGTCGTCGTCATGGGCTGTACCGATGCACCCGCAAGCCATCAGGACTTGCTGATCAACCTGGACCTCAAGGTCCCCGAATTTTTCAAACGCTTCGCCCGTGTGGCCGAAGTCGTGGTCGAAGACCCTGCCGTGCGGCTGGCCGCGCGGGAGAGTTTCCGCTTCTACCGCGAACAGGGCTATCCTCTGCAAGACCACAAGCTGCAACGACTCTGA
- the lptF gene encoding LPS export ABC transporter permease LptF, whose protein sequence is MIVFRYLSREVLLTLSAVSAVLLVIIMSGRFIKYLAQAASGALDPGSLFLIMGFRLPGFMQLILPLGLFLGILLSYGRLYLESEMTVLSATGMSRQRLLAITMAPAALVALIVAWLSLSLAPQGNNEFQLLLNKQDALTEFDTLEAGRFQSLSDGTRVTYTEELSNDRSLLSGVFITQKKLGEEAKDRSISVLLAEKGRQEVRPDGSRWLVLDNGYRYDGNPGQADYRAIKYETYGVLLPKPEVSNEVTDRDAIPTVDLLGSSDPRVVAELHWRIAFPVLVFIVTLIAVPLSRVNPRQGRFLKLLPAILLYMSYLSMLTWGKGLLQDGKIPLGLGLWWVHGLFLVIGLGLMYWEPLRLKLASRRSAEEMARG, encoded by the coding sequence TTGATCGTCTTCCGTTATCTGTCCCGCGAAGTCCTGCTTACATTGAGCGCTGTCAGCGCTGTGCTGCTGGTCATCATCATGAGCGGTCGTTTCATCAAATACCTGGCCCAGGCCGCCTCTGGCGCCCTGGATCCGGGCTCCTTGTTCCTGATCATGGGCTTTCGCCTGCCGGGCTTCATGCAGCTGATCCTGCCGCTGGGGCTATTCCTGGGCATTCTGCTGTCCTATGGGCGGCTGTACCTTGAAAGCGAGATGACCGTGCTGTCGGCCACCGGCATGAGTCGCCAGCGCCTGCTGGCCATTACCATGGCACCGGCTGCGCTGGTGGCGCTGATCGTGGCGTGGCTCAGCCTGAGCCTGGCCCCGCAGGGCAACAATGAGTTTCAGCTGCTGCTCAACAAGCAGGATGCCCTGACCGAGTTCGATACCCTGGAAGCCGGGCGTTTCCAGTCGTTGAGTGACGGTACGCGGGTGACCTACACCGAGGAGCTGAGCAATGACCGCTCGCTCTTGTCCGGGGTGTTCATCACCCAGAAAAAACTCGGTGAGGAAGCCAAGGACCGCAGCATTTCCGTGCTGCTGGCCGAGAAGGGCCGCCAGGAGGTGCGTCCTGACGGCAGCCGCTGGCTGGTGCTGGACAATGGCTATCGTTATGACGGCAACCCGGGGCAGGCCGACTATCGGGCGATCAAGTACGAAACCTACGGTGTGTTGCTGCCCAAGCCTGAAGTCAGCAATGAAGTAACAGACCGCGATGCAATACCTACCGTGGACCTCCTCGGCAGCTCGGACCCTCGTGTGGTCGCCGAATTGCATTGGCGCATTGCCTTCCCTGTGCTGGTGTTTATCGTCACCTTGATCGCGGTGCCGTTGTCGCGAGTCAACCCGCGTCAGGGGCGCTTCCTCAAGTTGTTGCCGGCCATTCTGCTTTATATGAGCTACCTGAGCATGCTGACCTGGGGCAAGGGGCTTCTTCAGGATGGCAAGATCCCGCTGGGGCTGGGCCTGTGGTGGGTGCATGGGTTGTTCCTGGTCATTGGCCTGGGGCTGATGTACTGGGAGCCGCTGCGCTTGAAGCTGGCTAGTCGCCGTAGTGCCGAGGAGATGGCCCGTGGTTAA